GATGAGGCGGGAGAGAGAATCTCGCATATCGTTGCTGAGATGCAAATGACAAGAGAAGGAATCATTAAAGTTGACGACAGGCCGACCACCGTGAAAACACGCGTCATAGCCCACAATCAGCACGTGGTCAGAATGGACCATGAAGTCAGAAGAGACATAGATCGGAAAATTGCAGACCACATTCTGGAAGTCATGCGGTCTTTGAGAAAAGATATCGATGCAATTATTCTTGAGGATTATAACAAAGGAATCCTGACCGGGGAATTATTGTCGGAAGTCATCAGGTTTGCTAAAGAGAATGACAAAATAGTGAGCGTCGATCCAAAGCAGAATAATTTTTTTGAATATAAACACGTTACCGTCTTCAAGCCCAACAGGAAGGAAGCGGAAAATGCACTTAGGGTGACTATCGCATCGGACGAGCAGGCGGTAACGGCGTCCAAGGAACTGATGAATCGTCTCGATTGTAAGAGCATTCTCCTGACTCGCGGAGAAAAAGGGATGACGTTATTTTCTAAAGACGGAAGTTATGCCCATTTTCCGACGAAGGCGAGAGAAGTGGCCGATGTTTCGGGAGCCGGTGACACCGTGATCTCCACTTTTACCGTGGCTCTCATTTCGGGTGCGACGATCTCTGAAGCCGTCGCAATAGCCAATCATGCCGGCGGAATTGTGTGCAGTGAGGTCGGTATCGTTCCGGTTGACAAGGAAAAATTGTTTGCCGAAGTTGCAGGAGACTCAAGATCCATAGCCGAAAGCGTCGCCTCAGGAGAAGTCGGATGACAGGTATCTTCTCACGCGAAGAACTATCGGGAATGATTAGAAATCTTCAAAACGACGGGAAGAAGATCGTTTTTACGAATGGCGTCTTTGATATTGTTCATCGAGGACACGTGGAATATTTGAACAAGGCGAGGAAGCTAGGCGACATCCTGGTCGTCGGGATAAACTCCGACGCGAGTGTTAGAAGAATCAAGGGAGACAAGCGACCGATCGTTCCTGAATCGGACCGCGCTTATGTGGTTTCTAACTTGAAGAGCGTTGACTATGTCTGCATTTTCGATGAAGACACGCCTTATGAAACTATAAAATTGGTCCAGCCGGATTTTCTCGTAAAGGGAGCCGATTGGAAAATTGGCGACGTGGTCGGACGTGATGTAGTAGAGGGCCGGGGGGGAAAAGTCATCACTATTGAATTTGTCGACGGCAGATCGACGACCAACATCATAAAAAAGATTCTCGAAGTCATGCAATAGTGGCGTCAGCCATGCGCAAAAGATTTCTTATCCCAATTTTTACCGCCCTGATCTTCTTTCCGTTCGTAATTCTTATTTTATCATACACTCGTTTCTTCAATGATGAGGTCGGGGACCTGCTCACGACCATCGTGGACAATCAGACCAATGCGCGGCTCTATTTAGGGAAAATTCACGGCAGCATACTCGGTTCCTTTCAGATAGACGGCGCCGCATTGATGTACGACGACAAGCCGATCGCCCTGATTGACACGATCAAGATCTCTCACCTTCCACTGTCTATCATTGCCAAGACATTCGACGTTCTTCAATGTGATCTCTTCAATCCGCGGTTTTATCTCACTCGATACAAGGATGGAACGTTCAATGTTGATCATATTTCGAAGGCCTCAACCAAACCCGGTGGGAAATTCGATTGGCTTATTGTTTTGAGGAACCTTGATATTCATGGAGGGGAATTTACTTATTTTGATTCCACCAAAATCAGTTCTGTTCGTCCAACCGAGTCGACCCACCGTTTTGTTCCGTATGATTTTGAGTTGAAGAATATCGACGTCATCGGATCGGGGAACATATCGAACGGCAATTTGACGGCGAGCATTAAAGATGTTTCATTCTATGTAGAGCCTGCAGGTTTGAAAATCGGTTCCTTGAAATTTGACTTCTTTGCCTCAAGCGTCGGAACGGAAGTTTCCAGCCTCAAGCTAAAATCCGATGCAGCAAATGTCGAAGGTGATTTTACTCTGACTGGTCAGAACATCCTAGACGCAATTGATATAACAACCTTTCGGCAAAAACACCTCACGGCAAGTCTGGAAGCTAAAGGCATCGATATAAAGCAGGTCGAGAAATTTTTTGATCTTCCCATTTATCCAGTTTCAAAAGTGGGTGTGAATTGTTATGCGAGCGGGGATTTGGATACTCTATATATCAAACACCTCGATATCAGAACCGATAGTTCGTTCGTTCCGTTATCTGCAACTTTTTACAATCTGACCGATTCTTCTATTGCGATGCGTGTCGAGTCCCATGGAGCGTCGGTTAACTCAGCAGAATTGTCTGCTTTGTTAAATCCTGCGGGGATACCGGGTATTAGCCGGCTCAAGCCATTGCTGATAAATGCCGTTGCCGAAGGGATGCCGAACAATCTCAGAGTTAACGTCCAGTTGAGAAGCGGCGAAACCGAGTTTATCGGTGGTGCTGATTCTCACGGCGGATTATACAACGGTGAATTTAAATTTAGCAACGTGCACCTCGGCGAGATACTCAACAGTAATGGTTTGAATTCGACATTCAATGGGGAAGCGAGTTTCACTTTGAAGAATTCCAGAGGCTCATTTCCTGAAGGTGGAATTGTAGTTCAAATAGATTCATCGACGATAGACCAAGCATCGATACGGCACGGCACGGTCAATATTGCGTCTGTTTCAGACAGTCTGCATTTTGGCCTGAAATTTTTGACATCGGAAGGCAATATCGATGGAAGAGCATCGGTTGCCATCCGTTCAAAGGCATACCAATCCGATATTCTCTTCAGCGGATTGGATATATCCTCATTTATTCATGTCCCTTCCCTGAACGGAGTATCGACAGGACATCTTACGTTATCAGGAAGCGGATTTAATGTCGATTCACTGGACAGCAGGCTTTCAATTGTGCTGGATCGTTCTACCCTGGGAGGGGAACCGATCGACAGCTCGACTTTCACCCTTATCGCTGATACCAGGGAGGCAGATAAAAACCTGAGTTTGAAGTCGCCTTTTGCAGACGTGAGCGTCAACGGAAGTTTCATGCTGGACAAACTCCCGTCACAAATGTCGAAGTTGTTCTCCATGCTGGCGGATAGCTTTGACTGCAAAGTAACCGGCAAGGAGAGCGCATCGCAAAAGGACTCGATCGATATCGCGGGTCTGAGCGCGTCGATTGACATTAGAGTGAAGAATGCACGTTTCATCGGAAAGCTGCTAGGCATTTCAAAGATTTTCGGAAACCCTGAAGGTCAGATTAATATTTCATCGAGTGAAAAAGGAATCTCTTTCAACGCATCGGTCGATGCGGACACTTTCGGCTATTCGAAAGATTCCCTCCAAATCCGTACCTCTCGATTGAATGCCGAATTCAATTTGAACGGCGACAACAATTTGTCTGTGTGGAATTCGGGCAGCTGGTCCCTGAACACGAACTTCCGTGCGTTGGATATCAACCGGACTCACATCTCGGCGAAGATCTTGAAGGTCGGTTATATCTCGTCGCCCGATCCAGAAAAAGATTCGCTTTCTATCTTGGCATTTGGTGAAGTGGATTCCCTCGGAGAATTCTATGTGGACGCTTCGGGGAATATGCGCGGTGACTCGATTGATTTAGCTGCAAATACGCTCATGGGCAAACTCTACGGTGCTTCGCTTACGAGCCGCGCACCGGTCCATATTACATATTTTCCCGAGCTATTTGTGATTTCTCCTGCGACTTTTCTTGCGGAGGTTGACGGGAACTCATCCGAACCAGATTCGAGAATATCAGTGGAAGGAAAATATTCGCTCTTGAATGGCCCGGATCTCAGGTTTGATTTTGATAATATTGCACTAGCGGCACTACAGAAAATTGGACACCTGGATACGAACTCGCTAAAACTTAAAGGTGAAGTCAACGGGGACGCCAATCTTTCCGGGTCTCCGTCAGGAACGACGGTATCTATCGGTTTCAACGGAGAAAATATCGATTACAACGGATCGAAATCGAAACTTGTGAATGGGACTCTCAAAATATTCGGTGACTATCTTGAAATGTCGGCGAAATTGTCTAAGCCGGACGACTCATCGTGGTACGCATTACGTGTGGACGGAACTGTTCCATTTTCCGATAGTTCATCGCGAGGGATGCAGTTGAAGGTCGATGCCGATTCATTGAATGTCTCGTTCCTCGGTCCACTCTTGTCTGGAGTCGATGATCTGGAAGGAATGGCATCTGGCGAAATGACCGTTTCCGGGAAATATTCCTTGCCTGAGTTCAAGGGCGCGTTGAAAATCTCAGACGGAAAGGTCAGACTTGCTGTAAATCAGATTACCAATCATTTTGACGGAACGATTGACGGGCAAGGAAACAAACTTGTACTTAATCCTGTTGTGATTGAGAATTCGACCCGACAATCCAGCACCAAGATGATCGCCGGCGGATCACTCGAGATAAGAAATAACACCATTGCAGAATTTGATATCGATCTGAATGGATCGCTGTTAGTTCTGAACTCGACCTCCAGAAAGAGCGATCAGGGGATATACGGTACGGCAATCGCCGGATCGGAAGAACAGGGGCTCAAGCTGAAAGGGAGTTTATCGAGACCGTTTCTTGAAGGTTCCGGAATCGTGCAGAATACATCACTGACGCTTCTTCCGCTGCAAAACAAGCAAAGTACCCAGGTTGAGAATGTTATCTACCGGTTTCCTTCAGATTCAGAAAACACGTTGATGATTTCTCAAAAGCCGGAATCATATGAAAAAGAAGTCGCGTCGGGAAGTTTCATCGACAGCTTGAGATACGATTTGAATGTTGAGACCAAGGACAACGTAAATTTTAGAATGATTTTTAATCCGGCAACAAACGAAGAATTGGACGCAATCTTGGGCGGCAAGCTGCACCTATCAAATCTTTCCGGTGGTATGGACCTTACCGGTGACGTCAATATCTTGCCGGGATCCAGTTATAACTTTTACAACAAGCAATTTTCTGCGAGCGGGAAACTCAGGTTTACGGGAGATCCACTGAATCCCATCCTCGACGTAACCGGAATTTATCAGGGGATTGATACTTCCGAAACGGGGACTGGAAAACCTCAGAATGTAGTTGTGCAGTTAAAAATTACCGGGACGTTTAATCAGCCTAACGTCAACATATCTATGACTGTCGACAATGTTCCTTATCCATATGACCAACAGACAAATGCAGTGTCTTTTATACTCACCGATCATTTCGAGAACGAGTTAACCGATCCACAGAAACAAGGTGAGGCTAACATCTTATGGTCGCAATATGGGGCCGGGGCAATAGGAAGTTTTGGATCGTCTTATCTGTCGGGGCTATTAACGAACTTTCTTGGCAAGCAATTCGACTTCATACAAAGTGTCGCGCTGCAATATAATCCCAATTCCAGTTTCACGGATCCGAATGTGCAGATTACTTCAAAAATAGGTCCGGCGACTCTCAAAGTTCAAACACCTGTAATCACGACGGATATTGCCAGCACTGGATTCAGTTTTAATTATCCGCTCACTCTTCTGTTCAGCAACATGATATATCTTGAAGCTTCGAGAAATGTCGCTGTCAACAACCGCGTTTTGGGACAACGTGAGACGACGGACATGCTCCGATTGTTTTACCAGATAAGCTTCTGAAATCCCAAATTCCAAATCCGAAATTCAAGTATCCGAAGCAGGGAAGATCATGGCGAGTCGACGTCGGAACTTTATCTATGTCCGGGAAATTGTGCTTAGAGTTGTGGCTTTTTTACGATGGGACAACTCCGGAATGGATTTATTTTACGCTGACACCGGTCTGACTGAGAGCTTCTTCGTATAGCTTTTCGTACAGTGGTACAATTGAATTGACATTGAACTTTTCCACAGCCCGTTTCCTTGAGTTCTGACTGAATAATTCCCATTTCCTGTCGTCACTCAACAGCTCGATCGCATACTTTGCCATCCTCTGAACGTCACCAAGCTCGGCGATATATCCCGTCTCGCCGTGAGTAATCAATTCCGGCAAACCCCCGGTGCTGGACGACACGACCGGTACGCTGCACGACATCGCCTCAAGGGCAGAAAGGCCGAAGCTTTCAGATTGACTTGGCATCAGCATCAAGTCCGATGATGAAAGAATTTCGGAGAGGAGTATTTGCTTTCCGAGAAACTTGACGTCTTCGAAGATACCTAATTCCCGCGCAAGGTGCTCGGATTCCGATCTATCGGGCCCGTCGCCGACAAGAACAAGCTTGCTCGGTATCGTTTTCCTTATGATGTCGAAAATTCTGATCACATCCGGAACTCGTTTCACGGCCCTGAAATTTGAGACGTGGACGATTATTTTTTCCCCGCCCTGGGCGATCCGCGGTTTGAATTGGCAATCTTTTTTTCGCTGAAATTTTTCCGTATCGACAAAGTTAGGAATGACTTGGATTTCTTTTTCGATGTTGTACATCGTATTTGTTTTCATCTGGAGGAATCTCGAGACCGAGGTGACGTAATCACTTTGTTCTATCGAAAACTTTACGAGCGGGAGAAAACTCGGCTCGAGTCCGACGAGAGTAACATCTGTACCATGAAGCGTGGTGATTACCTTTATGTCTTTTGTAGGTGCCAGAATTTGTTTTGCGATGAACGCGCTTGTGGCGTGCGGGATTGCATAGTGAACGTGCAGAATATCGAGGTCGTGATACTTCGCAACATCGACCATCTTGCTCGCGAGGGAGTCGGTATAAAGCGGGAAGTCGAACAATGGATACTGGGACATTTCGACTTCATGATAAAACACGTCCCCGACGAAATTGTCGAGCCGTGCGGGCAGCGAATAGCTAATGAAATGGATTTGATGTCCTCTCAAAGCGAGCGCTTTCCCGAGCTCGGTGGCTACTACCCCGCTTCCGCCGTAAGTCGGGTAACAGGTAATTCCTATTTTCACGAAATTTTCTCCTTAGGAAAAATTAGTCTTGCCGGCTCTTATAAACAATGCGGGATCGTATAATTCTAGAATGTATGGTATAGGCCGATGTAATATGAGAAATGTTTGTAGGCAGCGATGCCGTTGCCCGCATCGCAGGACCAGAGGACCTGAGTATTCCTAACTAACGGAATTCCTCCTCCAATATGGAGTCCTGTATTATCCGAAACGTAAACCGACGACGGCGTTTGATGAAACAGTTCTGCGCCGAGAAAGAAGTCATCGGAAAAGTTGTACTGAACAAGAATGCCTGAGAAATCCCAATTCCTGTTTCCATTTCCCGGGTTAATCCAGTATCCTGCGCCGCCATATATTGTCCAATTGCCGATGTCCTTTTGCAGCCACAGCGGAAGGTAAAGCTGGGCTTTGCCGTTGCCGAGGCCTCTTGATGCGCTTCCCGTTGGGAGTTCCAGAATTGGAAAGGTCGCGACATCCGGTATGATTTCACCTTGATCGACGAATCTAAATTTTACCCCAAGCTCAGTATCGCCGTATCCCAATTGTGCTGCAGTCCCTTTCGGTGCATTGAATGAAAGAGGGAGCACCAGATGAAATTGAATATTGGGGAAAACGCCATAGTTGAATTCAACTGCCGGCCCAATCCCTGACGTTCCTCTTGCGTCAAGAGTCCCCGTTGAAAAAAGGTACAGTTCACCGTGCAGATATGGAACAGGCACCGGGTCGTCTGTGCGGAAAGGCGGACCGGCAAAAATCTTCCCTGCTGATAATAGGAACGCCGCTAAAAGTGCTAAGTGGATTTTTTTTACCATAGTAGTGATTTACTCTAAGAACGATATCATCAATCCTATTGTTCCACCTTGAGCTGCAGAAGGCCGAGGCATTGTGCCGCACAGATCGGCGCGATTTCTCAGTCGAAATTGAGGACGAGTCTTTAAATCAATGATTATGTTTCGGAAATTCCGTCCTAATCTTCACAAAGTCGTGCGGCATCATATTTGTGGAACTATTTGGCATGAGTTTCGTTAAATGATTTGATATCGAATGCCAGAAAGACTCAAATATCTGAATATCATTGTGTTGCTGACTTTCCTTGTGGGTCAGGTTCAGTACGCTTATGCATGGTACTTCTGCACGATGAATCGCGCACCAGTGAGTTCCACTTCTAATGTAATGATGATGGATAACTCAAATGAGAATTCTTGCGCTGAGTGCGGCGTGCAACAGGTTTCAGCCGAACAGAGTCTGAAGTCGAATTGTATGCAAGCTCGTCTGCAAGAGAAATCGGTCGTGGATAGTTTTACGAGTTCGCAGAAGCTGGTCCAGCATTTTGCTCAATCTATAATGCTCGGCCATGTTTCGGAGTCGTTCGGTAATCAACTTTTTCCCTTTAATCATAAGCCTTTCACTTCAACCGATCCTCCTCCTTTAGATATACCCACCTCAAGCGGTAATCTCCGCATCTAAGACATTTTCCCGAACATGACGTTCGGGAAGCCGATCATCACAGGCGTGATAGAGATCGGCTCGCCTTTAGTAATTCACTAACTTTTAACTAAAAGGTGAAGTATGTCTTTGCCAAACTTCAAGTTCTCATTTCTAAATTTTCAATTTGTCGCCGCGATTGTTTCAATCGCTGGGGCAACTGCTGTCGGACAAACGCAGTTGGATAGCCTGGTGACAATTGCCTTGAGGAATAATTTCAGGATCCGGATGGCGCGTTACGAGTCTAGCGCCGCCGAGGCGCGTGTAAGTCCAGCCGGAACACTCCAGGATCCTCAACTGACGATTATGGCGGAAAACGTACCGTCAAATTTTAAGCTGAACTCGGATGAGATGACGATGTTTCCGCAGTTCACGTTAATGCAAATGTTCCCGTGGTTCGGGAAATTGAGTGCTGCGGGTGATGCTCAAAAATACGGCTATGAAGCTTCGTTAAACAGGTCTGCGAGCACGACTCTCGAAGTCATGTCGAGTCTCAGGAAGGTGTATGGCGATATATATCGCCTCCAAGCATCGATTCGATACGTGGAGTATAAGCGGACTCTTCTCGGAAGTGTAGTCAGAGTTGCTGAGCAGCTTTTCGCCACCGGACAAGTTCCCCAGCAGGATGTGTTCCGTGCGACCGCCGAGGTGACGATGGCCCGATCGGATATCATAAATATGAATTCGATGTTGAGTGATTCTTATGCACAGCTTGGAGCACTTCTTGGTCAAAGTACCCCGTATGAGATACAGGTGGACACTCTAATACTTCCGTCTCTTCAACCGCCCGCCAGTCTCAAAGTGCGGCTTGATGCGAAAAATCCTGAGCTGAGTCAGATGCGCAACTCGGAATCTGCCGCCAACGCAGGCGCAGCATTTGCAAGAAAGGATGCTGTGCCTGACTTTGATGTCGGCTTTTCTTATGGCTATCGTGGTGCATCGATGCCCGATGGAACGAAGGCGCTGAACATGATGAACTTCGAAGTAGGGTTTAGAATCCCGATCTTTTACGGCGCAAGGCAGGAGAAAATGATCGACGAAGCGGATTTCATGAAACAGGCTGCGGAGTCAGAATACAGCTCGGTGGAAGTTGAATTATCGGCTCAACTTCGTTCGGCATATGCAGATGCACAGGCTCAACTACAATTGATGCCACTTTACGCCAGAGAGTTGATTCCACAATACGAAGCGACATACAATTCATCGTTGTCGGCATATTCAGTCGGGAGGACAACATTTGCGATGGTGGTCGATAATCTGACAGCTTTGATAAATACAAAAATTGAGCTGGTGAAAATAGAAGCAGCTTATTTTTCGGCTTCGGCTGATATATCGAAGCTCATCGGAGAAGATATTGAAAAATACGGGGGAGGAAAATGAAGAGGGACAAAATGCGGGAAGTCAGAGCCATGAACAGCATGCCGGGTTCTAATCGGGACGGCACAATTCGCAGAAATCAGACAGATGAAATTTTGAAACCCGGAAAGAGACAAATGAGAAATACGACTTTATTATTTATCCTGGTTCCGTTGATAGGATTAATCGCGGCGGGGTGCGGCAGCACATCGAAAAACAAAAATGCGAAAGGCGATTCAACGGTGATTACATCGGGCAAAGGCGAAAGGAAAGTTCTGTACTGGTACGACCCGATGAGCCCAACTACGCATTTTGATCACGCGGGCAAATCGCCGATGATGGACATGGATCTCGTGCCGAAATACGCGGATGAAGATGAGTCTTTGAATGGATCTCCTCGGGGCAATCCCAACATTATCAAAGTCGACCCTGCCATGGTACAGAACATCGGCGTCGTGACGGCACCAGCGGAGTATCGCAAGTTGACGCGTACAATCAACGCGTACGGTGTCGTGGCACCGGACGAGAAAGAAATGAGCGACATCAACACGCGCGTGAGCGGCTGGATCGAACAATTATATTTTGACTACACCGGGATGAACGTAGACAAGGGGCAGCCGATGGCAGTAATCTACAGCCCCGACCTCATAGCCGCCGAACAGGAGTTTCTCCAGTCCGTTAATTTTGCTGAAGCAAGCTCGACCGGCGGCACAGCTGGCGGAAACAGTGTTGCACAGTCAAACAATCTTGTCATAAGCGCACGCGAACGTCTTGCTTTCTTCGGCATGAGCGACAAACAGATTGATGAACTTCAATCAACCGGAAGGGTAATCGAGAAGGTGGTAATCCACTCACCAAGCGACGGAGTAATTCTCGAGAAAGATGTTTTTGAAGGACAGAAAATCTCCGCGGGGCAAACTCTGTTCAGAGTCGCGAACCTGCATCGTGTATGGATACTGGCAGATGTTTTCAAGATCGACATGCCTTTCTTGAAATCGGGATCTCCAGCTGCAATTGAGTACGATAATTCCCAATCTTATGAAGGTAGAGTTGATTTTATTTATCCTGAGGTAGATCCGACCGCCAGAAGTGTCACAGCGAGAATTTCTCTCAGCAATCCCCGAATGATGATGAAGGTTGGACAATATGTAAACGTTGCAATTCATTCGCCGATCAGCTATAACGGACTTGCGGTACCGGCTCAAGCGGTTATTAACACCGGGCTCAGACAAGTCGTCGCGGTCGCACTCGGCAAAGGCAGATTCGAAATACGGGATGTGAAGTTGGGAGTCTATGCTGATGGATACTATGAGATTACCGGTGGGCTTGAAACGGGAGAGACAATCGTAACATCCGGACAATTCCTCATCGATTCCGACGCCAATCTCAAAAATGCTGGTGCGTCGTTGATGGCTAGCACGTCCGGAATGAATGCGGGAAATGGTGGAACGGAACAAGGAACGTGGCACACGCAGAGTCAGGGGATTGAGAATATACCCGGCATGAAGATGAATGTTCCGCAAAAGAAAGCGGTGCCGAAGAAAAAGATAGTGACTCCGAAAAAGAATTCTCTGGATGGAATGGATATGAATGTACCTGGGATGAACATGGGCGGAAAGAAAGATCCAATTAAAACTCCGACCACATCTCTCCGGGGAAAAATCGACACAACGGGACAGGAGAACTGAAATGCTTGCGAGTATAATTGAATGGTCGATAAAGAATCGCTTCATAGTCATTATCCTTTTTCTCTTTGTAATCGCGGCCGGATTCTATTCTCTCACCTCAAGCCCTGTAGATGCGATTCCGGACTTGAGCGATGTTCAAGTGATCGTTTACACGGAGTATCCCGGTCAGTCTCCTACAGTAGTCCAGGATCAAGTGACATACCCGCTTACGTCTTCGTTGATTTCGCTTCCGCACGCCAAGGCGGTAAGAGGATATTCTTATTTCGGTTTTTCACTTGTCTATATAGTTTTCGACGATGGCACCGACCTTTATTGGGCGCGAAGCCGCGTTCTCGAATATTTGAATTACGCTGCGAACCGTCTGCCACAAGGCGTTACGCCAACTCTCGGTCCGGATGCAACTCCCGTCGGCTGGGTTTATGAGTACGCTCTGAGATCGGATAAGAGAAGTCTTGCAGATCTGAGGTCGATTCAGGATTTCTATTTGAAGTACGGTTTGTCAACTGTTCCGGGCGTTTCGGAAGTCGCGAGCGTTGGTGGTTTTGTGAAGGAATGGAGGGCGACGCTGGATCCGAGAAAGCTTCTTGCGTACCATATTTCACCTATGCAGGTGATGAGCGCGATCAAGCAGAGCAACAACGATGTTGGCGGCGAGATCGTCGATCAGGCTGGTTACGAGCTGATGATAAGAGGACTTGGATACATAAAGTCTGTCGACGATATGAAGAAGATTCCGCTTGGTATGTCATCTGGAGATAAGTCTTTTTCGGTCGGCACTAAAACATCGAGTCGGCTTCAAACGTCCGACGAGCCGATGGGCTCCGGAATGTCCAGCGGGGAGTCTTCATCGCAGAGTCCGACCCCCGGTCCCGAGCCTCCCGTCTCCGGTTTCTCCACCGGTACTCCCATCCTTCTCGGCGACGTCGCCGACGTGAACATTGTCGCTGCCGCCCGTCGAGGAGTTGCCGATCTGAATGGTGAAGGAGATGTCGTCGGCGGAATCGTCGAAATGAGATACGGGCAGAATGCGCTGCGGGTGATAAACGGTGTGAAAGAAAAACTTAATGAGCTCAAGCAAGGTTTGCCGCCCGACGTGCAGATAGTTACTGTTTATGATCGCTCCGTATTGATTACCCGCGCGATCAATAATTTGCAGAGCAAGCTCATTGAGGAATCAATTATCGTCGCACTTGTTTGCCTCCTTTTCCTGTTCCATTTAAGAAGCGGGTTTGTGGCAATCCTGACACTTCCCACCGCGATACTCATGGCATTTATCGTCATGAGATGGCAAGGGATAAACGCTAACATTATGTCGCTGGCAGGGATTGCGGTCGCGATTGGTGCCATGGTTGATTCGGCGATAATCATGATTGAAAACGCTCATAAGCACATTGAAGCGGATGACGGAACGAGCGACCGATGGAAGCTGATTGCCGAATCATCGAAGGAAGTAGGGCCTTCACTTTTCTATTCGCTTCTCGTGATCACCGTCTCGTTCGTCCCGGTCTTTGCTCTGACAGATCAATCGGGAAGATTGTTCAAGCCGCTCGCATTCACGAAAACTTACTCCATCGCTGCTGCTGCTTTGCTCGGTGTTACTGCTGTCCCGATCCTCATGGGATACTTCATTCGAGGAAAAATTCCACGCGAGGAGAAGAATCCAATCAACCGGATCCTGATAAAACTTTATTCTCCTTTACTCGATTTCGTGTTGAAATACCGCAAGTATGTCCTTATCGCGGTGGTCCTGATCCTCGCGATCACTGTCTATCCTTACATGAGATTGGGATCGGAATTCATGCCGCCGCTTTGGGAAGGAACTCTTCTTTACATGCCGTCTGCATTTCCGGGGGTTTCCGTCACTCAGGCAAGACAGACTCTTGAGATGACTGATAAGATCATCAAACAATTCCCGGAGGTCGAGAACGTATTCGGCAAGGCCGGCAGAGCCAACACTGCGCTCGATCCTGCGGGCTTCGACA
The nucleotide sequence above comes from Candidatus Acidiferrales bacterium. Encoded proteins:
- the rfaE1 gene encoding D-glycero-beta-D-manno-heptose-7-phosphate kinase; protein product: MRGFEIKRLKDLFDNFNGQRIAVVGDLMLDKYIWGSVSRISPEAPVPVLEVESESARLGGAANVANNIKSLGAEPILFGIVGDDEAGERISHIVAEMQMTREGIIKVDDRPTTVKTRVIAHNQHVVRMDHEVRRDIDRKIADHILEVMRSLRKDIDAIILEDYNKGILTGELLSEVIRFAKENDKIVSVDPKQNNFFEYKHVTVFKPNRKEAENALRVTIASDEQAVTASKELMNRLDCKSILLTRGEKGMTLFSKDGSYAHFPTKAREVADVSGAGDTVISTFTVALISGATISEAVAIANHAGGIVCSEVGIVPVDKEKLFAEVAGDSRSIAESVASGEVG
- the rfaE2 gene encoding D-glycero-beta-D-manno-heptose 1-phosphate adenylyltransferase — protein: MTGIFSREELSGMIRNLQNDGKKIVFTNGVFDIVHRGHVEYLNKARKLGDILVVGINSDASVRRIKGDKRPIVPESDRAYVVSNLKSVDYVCIFDEDTPYETIKLVQPDFLVKGADWKIGDVVGRDVVEGRGGKVITIEFVDGRSTTNIIKKILEVMQ
- the bshA gene encoding N-acetyl-alpha-D-glucosaminyl L-malate synthase BshA, translating into MKIGITCYPTYGGSGVVATELGKALALRGHQIHFISYSLPARLDNFVGDVFYHEVEMSQYPLFDFPLYTDSLASKMVDVAKYHDLDILHVHYAIPHATSAFIAKQILAPTKDIKVITTLHGTDVTLVGLEPSFLPLVKFSIEQSDYVTSVSRFLQMKTNTMYNIEKEIQVIPNFVDTEKFQRKKDCQFKPRIAQGGEKIIVHVSNFRAVKRVPDVIRIFDIIRKTIPSKLVLVGDGPDRSESEHLARELGIFEDVKFLGKQILLSEILSSSDLMLMPSQSESFGLSALEAMSCSVPVVSSSTGGLPELITHGETGYIAELGDVQRMAKYAIELLSDDRKWELFSQNSRKRAVEKFNVNSIVPLYEKLYEEALSQTGVSVK
- a CDS encoding TolC family protein, which encodes MSLPNFKFSFLNFQFVAAIVSIAGATAVGQTQLDSLVTIALRNNFRIRMARYESSAAEARVSPAGTLQDPQLTIMAENVPSNFKLNSDEMTMFPQFTLMQMFPWFGKLSAAGDAQKYGYEASLNRSASTTLEVMSSLRKVYGDIYRLQASIRYVEYKRTLLGSVVRVAEQLFATGQVPQQDVFRATAEVTMARSDIINMNSMLSDSYAQLGALLGQSTPYEIQVDTLILPSLQPPASLKVRLDAKNPELSQMRNSESAANAGAAFARKDAVPDFDVGFSYGYRGASMPDGTKALNMMNFEVGFRIPIFYGARQEKMIDEADFMKQAAESEYSSVEVELSAQLRSAYADAQAQLQLMPLYARELIPQYEATYNSSLSAYSVGRTTFAMVVDNLTALINTKIELVKIEAAYFSASADISKLIGEDIEKYGGGK
- a CDS encoding efflux RND transporter periplasmic adaptor subunit, whose translation is MKRDKMREVRAMNSMPGSNRDGTIRRNQTDEILKPGKRQMRNTTLLFILVPLIGLIAAGCGSTSKNKNAKGDSTVITSGKGERKVLYWYDPMSPTTHFDHAGKSPMMDMDLVPKYADEDESLNGSPRGNPNIIKVDPAMVQNIGVVTAPAEYRKLTRTINAYGVVAPDEKEMSDINTRVSGWIEQLYFDYTGMNVDKGQPMAVIYSPDLIAAEQEFLQSVNFAEASSTGGTAGGNSVAQSNNLVISARERLAFFGMSDKQIDELQSTGRVIEKVVIHSPSDGVILEKDVFEGQKISAGQTLFRVANLHRVWILADVFKIDMPFLKSGSPAAIEYDNSQSYEGRVDFIYPEVDPTARSVTARISLSNPRMMMKVGQYVNVAIHSPISYNGLAVPAQAVINTGLRQVVAVALGKGRFEIRDVKLGVYADGYYEITGGLETGETIVTSGQFLIDSDANLKNAGASLMASTSGMNAGNGGTEQGTWHTQSQGIENIPGMKMNVPQKKAVPKKKIVTPKKNSLDGMDMNVPGMNMGGKKDPIKTPTTSLRGKIDTTGQEN